The following coding sequences are from one Ruminococcus flavefaciens AE3010 window:
- the folE gene encoding GTP cyclohydrolase I, giving the protein MDREAIEYHVLGLIKAIGEDPEREGLKETPARVARMLEEVLEGTAYTNHQIAEMFGKTFDTDDGSDMDSAVVMKDITVFSYCEHHLALMYDMSVNVAYIPRGKVLGLSKIARICDMAAKRLQLQERLGKDIAEIISEAAGTPDVGVMIRGSHSCMTARGIRNANAKTVTGTYMGEFRKNAELKELIKFD; this is encoded by the coding sequence ATGGACAGAGAAGCAATAGAATATCACGTTCTCGGGCTTATCAAGGCTATCGGCGAAGACCCTGAGCGCGAGGGACTGAAAGAGACTCCTGCCCGTGTTGCCCGTATGCTGGAGGAAGTCCTTGAAGGAACTGCTTATACCAATCATCAGATAGCGGAGATGTTCGGCAAGACCTTTGACACGGACGACGGCTCCGATATGGACAGCGCCGTAGTCATGAAAGACATCACCGTGTTCAGCTACTGCGAGCACCACCTCGCCCTCATGTACGATATGAGCGTCAATGTGGCATATATCCCACGGGGAAAAGTTCTCGGGCTCAGCAAGATAGCACGTATCTGCGATATGGCTGCAAAGCGGCTTCAATTGCAGGAGCGTCTCGGTAAGGACATCGCGGAGATAATCTCCGAAGCCGCAGGCACTCCCGATGTGGGAGTTATGATACGCGGCAGTCACAGCTGCATGACGGCAAGAGGCATACGAAATGCAAACGCTAAGACCGTCACAGGCACCTACATGGGAGAATTCCGCAAAAATGCCGAGCTGAAAGAGCTCATAAAATTCGATTAA
- the queC gene encoding 7-cyano-7-deazaguanine synthase QueC translates to MKALVLFSGGVDSTTCLGIAVNKYGADQVLALSLYYGQKHSRELEAARKIAAHYGVKHKELDLALIFADSDCSLLRGSTEDIPKESYAEQLKKTDGKPVSTYVPFRNGLFLASAASIALSNGCTEIYYGAHSDDAAGNAYPDCSSDFNDAINRAIYLGSGEELRVVAPFIGMNKAQVVAEGLKLNVPYELTWSCYEGGDKPCGVCGTCRDRMAAFRANGMDDPAMKGE, encoded by the coding sequence ATGAAAGCACTGGTACTTTTCAGCGGCGGAGTTGACAGCACCACCTGTCTCGGCATCGCCGTCAATAAATACGGAGCAGACCAAGTTCTGGCTCTTTCACTCTACTACGGACAAAAGCACAGCCGCGAGCTTGAAGCGGCACGAAAGATAGCCGCTCACTACGGCGTAAAACACAAGGAGCTTGACCTTGCTCTCATCTTTGCGGACAGCGACTGCTCGCTGCTCAGAGGCTCCACAGAGGATATCCCCAAGGAGTCCTACGCAGAACAGCTAAAAAAGACAGACGGCAAGCCTGTTTCAACTTATGTACCGTTCCGAAACGGACTTTTCCTTGCATCTGCGGCAAGCATTGCACTGTCGAATGGCTGCACAGAGATATACTACGGCGCTCACAGCGATGACGCCGCAGGCAACGCCTACCCTGACTGCAGCAGCGACTTCAACGACGCTATCAACCGCGCTATCTACCTCGGAAGCGGTGAGGAGCTCCGCGTTGTGGCGCCCTTTATCGGAATGAACAAGGCTCAGGTGGTAGCTGAGGGACTTAAACTGAACGTCCCCTACGAGCTCACATGGAGCTGCTATGAGGGCGGCGACAAGCCCTGCGGTGTATGCGGCACCTGCCGCGACAGAATGGCGGCATTCAGAGCCAACGGCATGGACGACCCTGCCATGAAAGGAGAATGA
- the queF gene encoding preQ(1) synthase, whose product MTMSGRTENEKGDITLLGNQHTKYNYDYDPSVLETFPNKHPDNDYFVKFNCPEFTSLCPITGQPDFATIYISYIPAERMVESKSLKLYLFSFRNHGDFHEDCVNIIMKDLIKLMDPKYIEVWGKFLPRGGLSIDPYCNYGKAGTKWEQMAWERLSQHDMYPETVNNR is encoded by the coding sequence ATGACTATGAGCGGAAGAACCGAAAACGAAAAGGGTGATATCACCCTGCTGGGCAATCAGCATACAAAGTATAACTACGACTATGACCCGTCAGTGCTGGAGACCTTTCCAAACAAGCACCCCGACAACGACTACTTCGTGAAGTTCAACTGTCCAGAATTCACAAGCCTGTGTCCTATCACAGGTCAGCCAGACTTCGCAACTATATACATCTCATACATACCAGCCGAAAGAATGGTGGAGAGCAAGTCCTTGAAGCTCTACCTGTTCAGCTTCCGCAATCACGGCGATTTCCATGAGGACTGCGTGAACATCATCATGAAAGACCTCATAAAGCTCATGGATCCGAAATATATCGAGGTGTGGGGAAAGTTCCTGCCTCGCGGCGGTCTGTCCATAGACCCCTACTGCAACTACGGCAAGGCAGGCACAAAATGGGAGCAGATGGCGTGGGAACGTCTCTCTCAGCATGATATGTATCCCGAAACTGTCAATAACAGGTGA
- a CDS encoding cellulase family glycosylhydrolase, whose product MNSFFKKGCSAALAAVTLVSSAMGSTVFTTSAVSVSIQQFAGESSDSTYTIPAEVLNSDISVTDVGEFSVPLLTSNKVAAADYNIPDLNIPAKSVPETEGIKFVKDMRLGWNLGNTMDAIDDTGWVGSEMGIETCWNGGYKTSKKMIDTVKAAGFRTVRIPVSWHNHVDGSYQISKQWMDRVQEIVDYAIDDGMYVILNVHHDNDAKYMYPDTAHYDQSKKYMTTVWSQIADRFKEYDDKLIFETMNEPRLIGHQNEWWINPSNADCIDAIKTINKLNQDCLDTIRKSGGNNSTRYVAVPGYDCSVDGATNENFQIPNDSAQNRLIVAVHAYLPYGFALAEESDSQSVSKFNINTDTSEINQAFDKVYQKYTSKGIPVYVGEYGAREKGNNVQDRVDCAAYFTAYASSVGVTCCWWDDISFMLLDRSNCTWKRPEIVAAINKYARGSAESTIVTSVTNPNEVVTTTTMANVSESDKIYGKDNGNGTVNFGTSIGETAFVDVQFAGNTNFMNGCLGFSPQLNGKSYWVSYVWEAKKSGIITLDMNNPKQVMDVSTEPSEAVTDADVKKQLIDMIKNEKSALLQAWYASDKSGKEITPPASGAESIKAFIVASNGSQPTTTTTTTTTATTTTSETTTTSTSTTTSTTTTVTTTVTSTTTQTTTVTEPVTSTTTVADVKADKYGDVNCDGEIDMSDVVLIMQFLANPNKYGLNGSDAKHITEKGLANGDVDKSSEGITANDALRIQEYLLKKVASLDIAG is encoded by the coding sequence ATGAATAGTTTCTTCAAGAAAGGCTGTTCCGCTGCTCTTGCAGCAGTTACCCTTGTTTCCTCGGCTATGGGAAGCACTGTTTTCACCACGTCCGCTGTAAGTGTAAGTATACAGCAGTTTGCAGGTGAAAGCTCCGACAGCACATACACAATTCCTGCCGAGGTATTGAATTCCGACATCAGCGTGACAGACGTCGGCGAATTCTCGGTACCTCTCCTTACAAGCAATAAGGTTGCAGCAGCCGATTACAATATCCCCGACCTCAATATCCCTGCAAAGTCAGTTCCCGAGACTGAGGGTATCAAGTTCGTAAAGGATATGCGCCTTGGCTGGAACCTGGGAAATACTATGGACGCTATCGACGATACAGGCTGGGTTGGCAGCGAAATGGGCATCGAGACCTGCTGGAACGGTGGCTATAAGACCTCCAAGAAGATGATAGACACAGTTAAGGCAGCAGGCTTCAGAACTGTCCGTATCCCTGTTTCATGGCACAACCACGTTGACGGCAGCTACCAGATATCCAAGCAGTGGATGGACAGAGTTCAGGAGATAGTTGACTATGCTATCGACGACGGTATGTACGTTATCCTTAACGTTCACCACGATAACGATGCAAAGTATATGTACCCCGATACTGCTCACTACGACCAGTCCAAGAAGTACATGACCACTGTATGGTCACAGATTGCTGACCGTTTCAAGGAATACGATGATAAGCTCATCTTCGAGACCATGAACGAGCCACGTCTTATCGGTCACCAGAACGAGTGGTGGATAAATCCCTCCAACGCTGACTGTATCGACGCTATAAAGACTATCAACAAGCTCAATCAGGACTGCCTTGACACTATCCGTAAGTCAGGCGGCAACAACAGCACAAGATACGTTGCAGTCCCGGGTTATGACTGCTCCGTTGACGGCGCTACAAATGAGAACTTCCAGATACCTAACGACAGTGCACAGAACAGACTTATCGTAGCTGTTCACGCATATCTGCCATACGGCTTCGCTCTTGCTGAGGAAAGCGACTCCCAGAGCGTTTCAAAGTTTAACATCAACACAGACACAAGCGAGATAAATCAGGCATTCGACAAGGTTTACCAGAAGTACACCTCAAAGGGTATCCCTGTTTATGTAGGTGAGTACGGCGCAAGAGAAAAGGGCAACAACGTACAGGACAGAGTTGACTGCGCTGCTTACTTCACAGCTTATGCTTCATCTGTAGGCGTTACCTGCTGCTGGTGGGACGATATCAGCTTCATGCTCCTTGACAGATCAAACTGCACATGGAAGCGTCCCGAGATCGTTGCAGCTATCAACAAGTACGCAAGAGGAAGCGCTGAGTCCACTATCGTTACTTCCGTTACAAATCCCAATGAGGTTGTAACTACTACTACAATGGCAAATGTATCCGAGAGCGACAAGATCTACGGCAAGGACAACGGAAACGGCACAGTGAACTTCGGTACAAGTATCGGCGAAACTGCATTCGTTGATGTTCAGTTCGCAGGAAATACAAACTTCATGAACGGCTGTCTGGGCTTCTCACCACAGCTCAACGGTAAGAGCTACTGGGTGTCATACGTATGGGAGGCTAAGAAGTCAGGCATTATCACTCTTGACATGAACAATCCAAAGCAGGTAATGGACGTATCAACAGAGCCCTCTGAGGCTGTTACAGACGCTGACGTAAAGAAGCAGCTCATCGATATGATAAAGAATGAAAAGTCCGCACTCTTACAGGCTTGGTACGCTTCCGACAAGTCGGGCAAGGAGATAACACCTCCTGCTTCGGGAGCTGAGAGCATAAAGGCATTCATCGTTGCCTCAAACGGCTCACAGCCCACAACGACTACAACTACCACAACGACAGCAACAACTACTACTTCCGAGACTACGACAACATCGACTTCAACAACCACCTCGACCACAACTACAGTTACAACAACTGTTACTTCGACAACAACGCAGACTACTACAGTTACAGAGCCTGTTACATCAACAACTACTGTTGCAGACGTAAAGGCTGACAAGTACGGCGATGTAAACTGTGACGGCGAGATAGATATGTCCGATGTTGTGCTTATAATGCAGTTCCTTGCAAATCCCAACAAGTACGGTCTCAATGGTTCTGACGCAAAGCATATCACCGAAAAGGGACTTGCAAACGGCGACGTTGACAAGTCCAGCGAGGGCATCACAGCCAACGACGCTCTCCGCATACAGGAGTATCTCCTCAAGAAGGTCGCTTCTCTTGATATTGCAGGCTGA
- a CDS encoding helix-turn-helix domain-containing protein → MRKRIAFITVNVEKLYQTSLIEAMWRQSAAFGYDLAVLTHFVNFDNESDHLKGDENIYTLIRQLSFDGAVIDLGSFYSRSLSKKLEDMLWEKGIPVIALDYFSERFESCLQNNRENFRQLTEHFIKVHGFTNIYCLSGPENVIHTTERIEGYKDALAENGIPFRQDHVFYGDFWVNYAKSFAARIAKGEIERPQAIVCGNDFMALQLCLSLAENGISVPDDIAVGGYDGNPDVSSYHPSLTTFGGGFTENGINAVCRLHKLISGKAPDKRIAVRPAVKVGASCGCRADTSGDAAISEKMFARDMTMGIFMHSNYSSMMNNVKNMDECAIVLAQNAYLLYPKSDFFLCLCGGEESSGRGYTDTMLCPMRYCNGRCDIAQQEFPLDMMIPKQELTDKPAAYIFTPLHYLDRNFGYCVRRYSDSIVFEQYYGEFCQVAANTIERIRMLDYERSLNEKIQRLSERDILTGLFSRKGLISRTDGLSPERRYYGVLYCIEGAEQLRGQYGNEYVRQIIVSFAQAVNLSCARGELAARTGSEEFIMIGECDDSDFPEQLFINSLKSNLKMIEMQQNVSISPMLARLSAVTDSSISPTDMIAQLEKKLEDTRSSSADSSSAFLGKLRELQYNVYEEPQLEWTAFKAAARIGLSISYFQHLYRQFLNISFNADVISARLALAEQLLVNTALNVSEIAERCGYPDASHFMKLFRRKKGMTASEYRKAMTGSGE, encoded by the coding sequence ATGAGAAAACGAATAGCATTCATAACCGTAAATGTGGAAAAGCTCTACCAGACCAGCCTTATTGAGGCGATGTGGCGGCAGTCCGCCGCCTTTGGCTATGATCTTGCAGTGCTGACCCATTTCGTAAACTTCGACAACGAGTCCGACCACCTTAAAGGTGACGAAAATATCTACACCCTCATCAGACAGCTCAGCTTTGACGGAGCTGTTATCGACTTAGGCTCATTCTACAGCCGTTCCCTGTCAAAAAAGCTGGAGGACATGCTTTGGGAAAAGGGCATACCTGTCATCGCTCTCGATTACTTCAGCGAACGCTTTGAAAGCTGCCTGCAAAACAACAGGGAGAACTTCCGACAGCTCACCGAGCACTTCATCAAAGTTCACGGCTTCACAAATATATACTGTCTCAGCGGTCCCGAGAACGTCATACATACCACAGAGCGTATAGAGGGCTACAAGGACGCTCTCGCCGAAAACGGCATACCATTCAGACAGGATCATGTTTTCTACGGCGACTTCTGGGTGAACTACGCAAAGAGCTTCGCGGCGCGTATCGCCAAGGGCGAAATAGAACGTCCGCAGGCTATTGTATGCGGAAATGATTTCATGGCTTTGCAGCTCTGCCTTTCACTTGCGGAAAACGGCATAAGCGTCCCTGACGACATAGCCGTGGGCGGCTACGACGGCAACCCCGATGTAAGCAGCTACCACCCGTCGCTCACCACCTTTGGAGGCGGCTTCACGGAAAACGGTATCAACGCCGTGTGCCGCCTGCATAAGCTCATAAGCGGAAAAGCTCCCGACAAGCGCATAGCAGTCCGCCCTGCCGTCAAGGTTGGAGCAAGCTGCGGCTGCAGGGCTGATACCTCGGGAGATGCCGCCATAAGCGAGAAGATGTTCGCAAGGGACATGACCATGGGAATATTCATGCACAGTAACTATTCCTCCATGATGAACAACGTCAAGAACATGGACGAGTGTGCTATAGTACTGGCACAGAATGCCTATCTTCTCTATCCCAAAAGCGATTTCTTCCTCTGCCTTTGCGGCGGCGAGGAGAGCTCTGGCAGAGGCTACACTGATACTATGCTGTGTCCTATGAGATACTGTAACGGCAGGTGTGACATAGCTCAGCAGGAATTCCCGCTGGATATGATGATACCCAAGCAGGAGCTCACAGATAAGCCCGCCGCCTATATCTTCACTCCCCTCCACTACCTCGACAGGAACTTCGGCTACTGCGTCCGCAGATATTCAGACAGCATAGTATTTGAGCAGTATTACGGCGAATTCTGTCAGGTCGCTGCCAATACCATAGAGCGCATACGCATGCTTGACTACGAAAGGTCACTCAACGAGAAAATACAGCGGCTCTCCGAGCGTGATATCCTCACGGGTCTTTTCAGCCGCAAGGGACTTATCTCACGGACAGACGGCCTCAGTCCCGAGCGCAGATACTACGGCGTTCTCTACTGCATCGAGGGAGCTGAGCAGCTCCGCGGACAGTACGGCAATGAGTACGTGCGACAGATAATAGTGTCATTTGCACAGGCAGTCAACCTGTCCTGCGCAAGGGGTGAGCTCGCCGCAAGAACAGGCAGCGAGGAGTTCATAATGATAGGCGAATGTGACGATTCCGACTTTCCCGAGCAGCTCTTCATAAATTCATTGAAGTCCAATCTGAAAATGATAGAGATGCAGCAGAATGTGAGCATATCCCCTATGCTCGCCCGCTTATCCGCAGTCACCGACAGCAGTATCTCTCCAACTGATATGATAGCGCAGCTTGAAAAAAAGCTGGAGGATACGCGCAGCTCCTCAGCAGACAGCAGCAGCGCCTTTCTCGGCAAGCTCCGCGAGCTCCAGTACAACGTCTACGAGGAGCCCCAGCTTGAATGGACAGCGTTCAAAGCCGCTGCAAGAATAGGCTTGAGCATTTCCTACTTCCAGCACCTCTACCGCCAGTTTCTGAATATAAGCTTTAACGCCGATGTTATCTCCGCACGTCTCGCTCTTGCGGAGCAACTTCTTGTGAACACAGCTCTTAACGTCAGCGAGATAGCCGAGAGATGCGGATACCCCGACGCCTCACATTTCATGAAGCTTTTCCGCAGAAAAAAGGGCATGACAGCCTCGGAGTACAGAAAAGCCATGACAGGCAGCGGAGAATAA
- a CDS encoding Mbeg1-like protein, with amino-acid sequence MADFFAEKGITNEARASIILNTFMYVDRCLKSSAPITLKSIVDQISFDGLEDSQKAALEMVRRSLSLKRNEDVGSLELVSFSEHKRQKYKGACGAVFRSSDGSKVYVVFRGTGTGRWYDNGDGLSNTSSEYQNVALRYFNDVLDTLDLSGDVKLVVTGHSKGGNLSQYVTLRSDYGDRVRYCISFDGQGFSPEFLGSISQSRVSELSRRMYSVCGDNDYVNVLGNKIIPDANTVYIRTNTSPTDIYGAHTIVPQYYKDVDAHYCDYLFNFRTNMFNDQVNVQRDLAMCSRELSRNAMQLPHEKREDICRTLMTLSEQFVGGSNSPDGLNGEKASLEECVGFLTNLYEIIVPLTSYAGKKAGQDMVFDLIIIPNDSGADSSLASASISDRLSYVMSDPDLMKLYYIGASLAVESISDRASQVGYAVGDVSSRQLTAELGFVLQNQLSATEMVCSCLRNSVNTVNNAVAAVRSCITGAMKVRDSFLKSLGQSSLAGFGVWSRFLEYRNNEGKAVWRVADGDNARHYPDSSEAIYGTSGEDLVRGFKGDDDIYGGEGDDKLFGREGNDKLYGNEGNDTLWGQEHNDILHGGPGDDTLKGGTGNDILYGSMGNDQLTGDEGNDMLCGGIGDDKYIFRKGFGSDIIKDSDGEETIVFDGMETSDMIFTTSDDKSLTIKNMQTGDKVTIMKYDPSRYTFVFGTDSYTLDKSKGYYSFDLK; translated from the coding sequence ATGGCTGATTTCTTTGCAGAAAAAGGGATAACTAATGAAGCAAGAGCTTCGATAATACTCAATACATTCATGTATGTTGACAGATGTCTGAAGAGCAGCGCTCCGATAACGCTGAAAAGCATTGTTGACCAGATAAGCTTCGACGGTCTTGAAGATTCCCAGAAGGCGGCTCTGGAAATGGTCAGGCGCAGCCTTTCTCTGAAAAGAAACGAAGATGTGGGCTCACTGGAGCTGGTCAGCTTTTCCGAGCATAAGCGGCAGAAGTACAAGGGAGCCTGCGGTGCTGTATTCAGAAGCTCCGACGGCTCAAAGGTCTATGTGGTGTTTCGCGGTACAGGTACGGGACGCTGGTACGACAATGGCGACGGCCTTTCAAATACCTCGTCGGAGTATCAGAATGTGGCGCTCAGGTACTTCAACGACGTGCTTGACACACTCGACCTCAGCGGCGATGTAAAGCTTGTGGTAACAGGTCATTCCAAGGGCGGGAATCTCTCGCAGTACGTTACTCTCAGGTCTGATTACGGAGACAGGGTAAGGTACTGCATATCCTTTGACGGACAGGGCTTTTCACCCGAATTTCTCGGAAGCATAAGTCAGAGCCGCGTCAGCGAGCTAAGCAGGAGAATGTACTCCGTATGCGGCGACAACGACTACGTGAACGTCCTGGGCAACAAGATCATTCCCGACGCCAACACGGTCTATATCAGGACTAATACCTCTCCTACGGATATCTACGGCGCACATACCATAGTACCACAGTATTACAAGGACGTTGATGCCCATTACTGCGATTACCTTTTCAATTTCAGGACAAATATGTTCAACGATCAGGTAAATGTGCAGAGAGACCTTGCAATGTGCTCACGGGAGCTGAGCAGAAATGCCATGCAGCTTCCACATGAAAAGCGCGAGGATATATGCAGGACCCTTATGACTCTTTCTGAGCAGTTTGTCGGCGGAAGCAATTCTCCCGACGGACTCAACGGCGAAAAGGCTTCTCTGGAGGAGTGCGTAGGCTTCCTCACCAATCTCTATGAGATAATAGTGCCCCTGACCTCATACGCAGGAAAAAAGGCTGGTCAGGACATGGTGTTTGACCTTATAATCATACCCAACGATTCGGGAGCTGACAGCTCTCTTGCGTCTGCTTCTATCAGTGACAGGCTCAGCTATGTAATGTCTGACCCCGATCTTATGAAGCTCTACTACATCGGCGCTTCACTTGCCGTAGAGAGCATATCGGACCGTGCTTCTCAGGTGGGCTATGCAGTCGGCGACGTTTCATCGAGGCAGCTCACAGCGGAGCTGGGCTTTGTTTTGCAGAACCAGCTTTCGGCTACTGAAATGGTCTGCTCCTGTCTGAGAAACAGCGTAAATACCGTGAACAATGCGGTGGCTGCTGTTAGATCATGTATCACAGGCGCCATGAAGGTGCGTGACAGCTTTCTTAAAAGTCTGGGACAGAGCAGCCTTGCAGGCTTCGGCGTATGGAGCAGGTTCCTTGAATACCGCAACAATGAGGGCAAGGCTGTATGGCGGGTCGCAGACGGAGATAATGCAAGACACTACCCTGATTCTTCGGAAGCTATCTACGGAACAAGCGGGGAAGATCTTGTCCGCGGATTCAAGGGCGACGATGATATATACGGCGGCGAGGGCGATGACAAGCTCTTTGGACGTGAAGGCAATGACAAGCTCTACGGCAATGAGGGAAATGATACATTGTGGGGACAGGAGCATAACGACATTCTACACGGCGGTCCCGGAGACGATACCCTCAAAGGCGGAACAGGCAATGACATTCTTTACGGCAGTATGGGCAATGATCAGCTTACAGGCGATGAGGGCAATGACATGCTCTGCGGTGGAATAGGCGACGATAAGTACATCTTCCGGAAAGGCTTCGGCAGCGATATCATAAAGGATTCGGACGGTGAGGAAACCATCGTATTTGACGGTATGGAGACCTCCGATATGATATTCACCACCTCCGATGATAAAAGTCTCACCATAAAGAATATGCAGACGGGAGACAAGGTGACTATAATGAAGTATGACCCTTCGCGGTATACCTTTGTTTTCGGCACTGACAGCTATACACTTGACAAAAGCAAAGGCTACTACTCGTTCGATCTGAAATAA
- a CDS encoding DUF1206 domain-containing protein produces MNSLKFDAIKHNKAKISAVLRAIVAVYLGYLGIKLLTNKETTMDMATAWTFGALFLLAALIIAGYSIYRFYNDYTSAHIRKKSFDDDDEEFTRK; encoded by the coding sequence ATGAACAGTTTAAAATTTGATGCTATCAAGCATAATAAGGCAAAGATCTCAGCGGTACTCCGCGCAATAGTTGCAGTATATCTGGGCTATCTCGGCATCAAGCTGCTGACCAACAAGGAAACTACTATGGATATGGCTACAGCATGGACCTTTGGTGCATTATTCCTGCTGGCAGCTCTTATCATTGCAGGATATTCCATTTACCGCTTCTATAATGATTATACCTCGGCTCATATCAGAAAAAAGAGCTTCGACGATGACGACGAAGAATTCACAAGAAAATGA
- a CDS encoding ABC transporter permease subunit has translation MNVKTFVKKYTMVIALVVVFIFFAWWTDQRLLLAQNLSNLLLQNAYVLVMACGMLLCILTGGNIDLSVGSTVCLIGAIAAQLMSKHHMNAYAVIILCLILSVLIGMWQGFWIGYIHIPPFICTLAGMFLFRGIGRAILESKTIAINDQNFLNTFASYIEIPGLDNDVKWSAFIAGIAIACILVAVTAFSRFKKAKKGYKQASAVSQFVKIAVIDLLIIAYSWKLAHYKGIPVMALWVLAVVFIYAFITSKTAFGRYFYAVGGNEKATKLSGINTNKVYFMAYTSMSLLAGLSGLLIGARIGSVNGDTGNSFEMDAIGSCFIGGASAYGGSGTVGGVVVGAILLGVINQGMSIKGLDNNWQYVVKGAVLLVAVIFDVVSNKKTGKAG, from the coding sequence ATGAACGTCAAAACATTCGTCAAAAAATACACCATGGTCATTGCATTGGTCGTGGTATTCATATTCTTTGCCTGGTGGACAGATCAGAGACTTCTGCTGGCACAGAATCTTTCAAATCTCTTGCTCCAGAACGCATACGTGCTTGTAATGGCATGCGGTATGCTTTTGTGTATACTCACAGGCGGTAATATCGACCTCTCGGTAGGCTCTACGGTCTGCCTCATAGGAGCTATAGCCGCTCAGCTGATGTCGAAACACCATATGAACGCCTATGCGGTTATAATACTCTGTCTGATATTATCCGTGCTCATAGGTATGTGGCAGGGCTTCTGGATAGGCTATATACATATACCGCCCTTTATCTGTACTCTCGCGGGAATGTTCCTGTTCAGAGGTATAGGACGTGCCATACTTGAATCAAAAACTATCGCTATAAATGACCAGAACTTCCTCAATACCTTTGCTTCCTATATTGAGATACCCGGACTTGACAATGATGTCAAGTGGTCGGCATTCATCGCAGGCATAGCCATTGCGTGCATACTCGTTGCAGTAACAGCATTCAGCCGCTTCAAGAAAGCAAAGAAGGGCTATAAGCAGGCTTCTGCCGTATCACAGTTCGTCAAGATCGCAGTTATAGACCTGCTTATCATCGCTTATTCATGGAAGCTTGCTCATTACAAGGGCATTCCTGTAATGGCATTGTGGGTACTTGCAGTAGTATTCATCTATGCATTTATCACCTCAAAGACAGCCTTCGGACGCTACTTCTACGCAGTAGGCGGAAACGAAAAGGCTACAAAGCTTTCGGGTATCAATACCAATAAGGTATACTTCATGGCTTATACTTCAATGTCGCTCCTTGCAGGTCTTTCGGGACTCCTTATCGGAGCTCGTATCGGCTCAGTAAACGGCGATACAGGTAACTCATTTGAAATGGACGCTATCGGCTCATGCTTCATCGGCGGCGCTTCTGCATACGGCGGAAGCGGTACTGTAGGCGGCGTTGTAGTCGGAGCTATCCTCCTCGGTGTTATCAACCAGGGCATGTCCATCAAGGGACTTGACAACAACTGGCAGTACGTAGTCAAGGGTGCAGTACTTCTCGTGGCTGTTATCTTTGACGTTGTATCCAACAAGAAGACAGGTAAGGCAGGTTAA